Proteins co-encoded in one Diaminobutyricimonas sp. LJ205 genomic window:
- a CDS encoding NUDIX domain-containing protein: MTPIQVAALALVRDRRLLMVTARGRDVVYLPGGKIDPGESVTDAVRRESLEEIGVVLDEVRELFAFSAQAHGEPDGRQVQMTVFTGSTSDEPHPSAEVSELHWCTTADLHRCPPAGAETIRRLAALDLID, encoded by the coding sequence GTGACGCCGATCCAGGTTGCCGCGCTCGCGCTCGTCCGTGACCGGCGGCTGCTGATGGTGACGGCACGCGGCCGGGATGTCGTCTACCTTCCGGGCGGCAAGATCGATCCGGGCGAGAGCGTGACGGATGCCGTGCGCCGCGAGTCGCTCGAGGAGATCGGTGTCGTGCTCGACGAGGTCCGCGAGCTGTTCGCGTTCTCGGCGCAGGCGCACGGGGAACCGGACGGGCGTCAGGTGCAGATGACCGTGTTCACCGGGTCCACCTCGGATGAGCCCCATCCGAGCGCCGAGGTCAGCGAACTGCACTGGTGCACCACCGCAGACCTGCACCGCTGCCCGCCCGCAGGCGCCGAGACCATCCGCCGGCTCGCTGCGCTCGACCTGATCGACTGA
- a CDS encoding serine hydrolase encodes MARPREAGDDLVDAAPIRERRNRRASTPRHRAPGDAESFIRSFRALAEVAYAGAQVSATVIDLDNSRTLVAIDDRVGLPTASVGKVLLLIEVSARLTEGSLQPLTPLDKSSVERVGDSGLWQHMQARILPLHDVASLVGASSDNLATNVLLNEVGLEAVRKRAEQLGLSRTVLLDLVRDERGPDDAPQLSVGSTAELAWLFAALTRGQVIDSITSNRVLGWLSLNTDLSLVAGAFGLDPLAHRHGDHGLVLVNKTGTDTGVRAEAGVLRGPRAGVSYAVTLQFDDVDLAARLRVLDAMHTFGDDLLEYVY; translated from the coding sequence GTGGCTCGACCCCGAGAAGCGGGTGACGATCTGGTAGACGCCGCACCGATACGAGAACGCCGCAACCGTCGGGCGAGCACGCCCCGGCACCGCGCCCCTGGTGACGCCGAAAGCTTCATCAGGAGTTTCCGTGCGCTCGCCGAGGTGGCTTACGCCGGCGCGCAGGTGTCGGCGACCGTGATCGACCTCGACAACAGCCGCACCCTGGTTGCGATCGATGACCGAGTGGGCCTGCCGACCGCGAGCGTCGGCAAGGTACTGCTGCTGATAGAGGTCTCGGCACGGTTGACCGAGGGCAGCCTGCAGCCGCTGACCCCACTCGACAAGTCGTCGGTCGAGCGCGTCGGTGACAGCGGGCTCTGGCAGCACATGCAGGCCCGGATCCTGCCGCTTCACGACGTCGCTTCCCTCGTCGGCGCCTCCAGCGACAACCTGGCGACGAACGTGCTGCTGAACGAGGTCGGCCTGGAGGCGGTGCGCAAGCGCGCCGAGCAACTCGGTCTCAGCCGCACCGTGCTGCTCGACCTGGTGCGCGACGAACGCGGACCGGACGACGCCCCACAACTCTCGGTCGGCTCCACCGCGGAACTGGCCTGGCTGTTCGCCGCGCTCACCCGCGGGCAGGTCATCGATTCGATCACCAGCAACCGGGTGCTCGGCTGGCTGTCGTTGAACACCGACCTGTCCCTGGTCGCCGGCGCCTTCGGACTCGACCCGCTCGCGCACCGGCACGGCGATCACGGCCTGGTGCTGGTGAACAAGACCGGCACGGATACCGGGGTGCGCGCCGAGGCAGGCGTGCTGCGAGGCCCGCGTGCCGGGGTGTCGTACGCGGTGACGCTGCAGTTCGATGACGTCGACCTGGCCGCGCGGCTGCGCGTGCTGGACGCCATGCACACCTTCGGCGACGACCTGCTGGAGTACGTGTACTGA
- a CDS encoding M13 family metallopeptidase codes for MTRSSGITIDQLDPAVSPRDDLYRHVNGTWIARTEIPSDKARYGSFYLLAEEAEKAVLDIITEAQDAEPGSEERKFGDLYASFMDEERIEQLGTAPIQPLLAEVGAVSSVEELLRTIGRLERAGTTGFLQLFVDNDPGNPERYLVFVEQGGIGLPDESYYREDKFSDIRSAYVTFLQKMFELAGVDDAATRADRVMRLETAIAGHHWDNVRSRDSQATYNLTDWAEVPAVFGGWLEALDAPAGTFTEVVLRQPSFVEGVAAELTESRLDEWRDWLRWQVIRSNAAYLTREIVQANFDFYGKTLTGTPELRARWKRGVSLVEGALGEAVGRVYVERHFQASAKAAMDDLVANLVEAYRQSIENLDWMTDATRARALDKLSKFTPKIGYPVKWRDYSTLQIDAADLIGNVRATSEFEFQRELGKIGKPIDRDEWFMTPQTINAYYNSGFNEIVFPAAILQFPFFDESRDAAANYGAIGAVIGHEIGHGFDDQGSRYDGDGRLTDWWTEEDRAAFEQRTGSLIEQYNALSPQQLPGHTVNGALTIGENIGDLGGLSIAWKAYQLALGGEEPPVIDGYTGAQRFFLSWAQAWQMKLRDEEALRLLSIDPHSPNEFRCNQIVRNIDAFYEAFGVTESDRLWLDPEKRVTIW; via the coding sequence ATGACCCGCTCATCCGGTATCACTATCGACCAGCTGGATCCCGCCGTCAGTCCTCGCGACGACCTATATCGGCACGTCAATGGCACGTGGATCGCGCGCACCGAGATTCCCAGCGACAAGGCCAGGTACGGCTCGTTCTACCTGCTCGCGGAAGAAGCCGAGAAGGCGGTGCTGGACATCATCACCGAGGCTCAGGATGCGGAGCCAGGCAGCGAGGAACGCAAGTTCGGCGACCTCTACGCGAGCTTCATGGATGAAGAGCGCATCGAGCAGCTCGGCACCGCTCCGATCCAGCCTCTGTTGGCCGAGGTCGGTGCAGTCTCGAGCGTGGAGGAGCTGCTGCGCACGATCGGTCGCCTGGAACGCGCGGGCACGACCGGCTTCCTCCAGCTGTTCGTCGACAACGACCCGGGTAACCCGGAGCGCTACCTGGTCTTCGTCGAGCAGGGCGGAATCGGCCTGCCGGACGAGTCGTACTACCGCGAAGACAAATTCAGCGACATCCGCTCGGCGTATGTCACGTTCCTGCAGAAGATGTTCGAACTGGCCGGCGTCGACGACGCGGCGACCCGCGCCGACCGCGTGATGCGGCTGGAGACCGCAATCGCCGGCCACCACTGGGACAACGTGCGCTCGCGCGACAGTCAGGCCACCTACAACCTCACCGACTGGGCGGAGGTTCCGGCCGTGTTCGGCGGCTGGCTCGAGGCACTGGACGCGCCGGCGGGCACCTTCACTGAGGTCGTGCTTCGTCAGCCCAGTTTCGTCGAGGGGGTCGCTGCCGAGCTCACCGAGTCGCGGCTCGACGAGTGGCGCGACTGGCTGCGCTGGCAGGTCATCCGCTCGAACGCGGCGTACCTGACCCGCGAGATCGTGCAGGCGAACTTCGACTTCTACGGCAAGACGCTGACCGGCACGCCCGAGTTGCGCGCCCGCTGGAAGCGCGGCGTCTCCCTGGTGGAAGGCGCACTGGGCGAAGCGGTCGGTCGGGTCTACGTCGAGCGACACTTCCAGGCGAGCGCGAAGGCGGCGATGGATGACCTGGTCGCCAACCTCGTCGAGGCATACCGGCAGAGCATCGAGAACCTCGATTGGATGACGGATGCCACCCGGGCGCGGGCGCTCGACAAGCTGTCGAAGTTCACGCCGAAGATCGGCTACCCGGTCAAGTGGCGGGACTACTCCACGCTGCAGATCGACGCCGCCGACCTGATCGGCAATGTGCGCGCCACCAGCGAGTTCGAGTTCCAGCGCGAACTGGGCAAGATCGGCAAGCCGATCGACCGGGACGAGTGGTTCATGACGCCGCAGACCATCAACGCGTACTACAACTCCGGGTTCAATGAAATCGTGTTCCCGGCCGCGATCCTGCAGTTCCCGTTCTTCGATGAGAGCCGGGATGCCGCCGCCAACTACGGTGCCATCGGAGCGGTGATCGGGCACGAGATCGGCCATGGGTTCGACGACCAGGGCTCGCGCTACGACGGCGACGGTCGGCTGACCGACTGGTGGACCGAGGAGGACCGCGCCGCGTTCGAGCAGCGGACCGGCTCGCTCATCGAACAGTACAACGCGCTGTCCCCGCAGCAGCTTCCGGGGCACACCGTGAACGGGGCGCTCACCATCGGCGAGAACATCGGCGACCTTGGCGGACTGTCGATCGCGTGGAAGGCGTACCAGCTCGCGCTGGGCGGTGAGGAGCCGCCGGTGATCGACGGCTACACCGGTGCCCAGCGGTTCTTCCTGTCCTGGGCGCAGGCGTGGCAGATGAAGCTGCGCGACGAGGAAGCGCTGCGACTGTTGTCGATCGACCCGCACTCGCCGAACGAGTTCCGCTGCAACCAGATCGTGCGGAACATCGACGCGTTCTACGAGGCTTTCGGCGTCACCGAGTCCGACCGACTGTGGCTCGACCCCGAGAAGCGGGTGACGATCTGGTAG
- a CDS encoding glutamyl-tRNA reductase has translation MLVCVTSNHRNAGFDLLEQLSVGAPSVAGNFGANVDGAVVLSTCNRFEVYLDTEHPDAVALVAEAAGVSTEELRSSASVLQGDAVTHHLFSVSAGLESVVVGEDEISGQVSRALQTARKAGSSTPSLEKLFQTATKTSRGVKTKTALGGAGRSLVRLALELAASRIADWAGARVLLVGTGQYAATTVAALRDRGAEQIDVFSPSGRAAAFATKHGLTARTGLADAVADADLVITCTSGAEPVITPAEVSAGRHRLLVDLGLPRNIDPAVSSVSGVELLDLETISLHAPLDELNATADAREIVGAAASEFVADAAVAPAVVALREHVLGILDSELARRGTTPEAEAALRHFAGVLLHGPSVRARELALDGRAADFAAGVEAVYGVQVADAAAPAAEGADEATA, from the coding sequence GTGCTCGTCTGCGTAACCTCCAATCACCGGAACGCCGGATTCGACCTGCTTGAACAGTTGTCGGTCGGCGCGCCGAGTGTTGCCGGCAACTTTGGCGCGAATGTGGACGGCGCGGTCGTGCTCTCAACCTGCAACCGGTTCGAGGTCTACCTCGACACCGAACATCCGGATGCCGTCGCCCTCGTCGCCGAGGCGGCCGGGGTGAGCACCGAAGAACTTCGCTCGTCCGCCTCGGTTTTGCAGGGCGACGCGGTCACCCACCACCTGTTCTCCGTCAGCGCGGGCCTGGAGTCGGTCGTCGTCGGCGAGGACGAGATCTCCGGCCAGGTCAGCCGGGCGCTGCAGACCGCACGCAAGGCGGGGAGTTCGACGCCGTCGCTGGAGAAACTGTTCCAGACTGCGACCAAGACCAGCCGCGGCGTGAAGACCAAGACCGCCCTCGGCGGCGCCGGTCGCTCGCTCGTGCGACTCGCCCTCGAACTGGCTGCCAGCCGGATCGCCGACTGGGCTGGAGCCCGCGTGCTGCTGGTCGGCACCGGCCAGTACGCCGCCACCACGGTTGCCGCCCTGCGCGATCGCGGCGCCGAGCAGATCGACGTCTTCTCACCGAGCGGCCGAGCCGCAGCATTTGCCACGAAGCATGGCCTGACCGCGCGCACCGGACTGGCGGATGCCGTCGCCGACGCCGACCTGGTGATCACCTGCACCTCGGGCGCCGAACCCGTGATCACCCCCGCGGAGGTTTCCGCCGGCCGTCACCGCCTGCTCGTCGACCTCGGCCTGCCGCGCAACATTGACCCGGCCGTGTCCAGTGTCTCCGGTGTTGAGCTGCTCGATCTCGAGACGATCAGCCTGCACGCTCCGCTGGATGAGCTGAACGCCACCGCCGACGCCCGCGAGATCGTCGGCGCCGCGGCATCCGAATTCGTCGCCGACGCCGCGGTCGCACCCGCCGTCGTCGCCCTGCGTGAGCACGTCCTCGGCATCCTCGACAGCGAACTCGCCCGCCGCGGTACAACGCCCGAGGCAGAGGCCGCCCTGCGCCACTTCGCCGGCGTGCTGCTGCACGGCCCGTCGGTGCGGGCCCGCGAACTCGCGCTCGACGGACGCGCGGCGGACTTCGCCGCCGGGGTCGAAGCCGTCTACGGCGTCCAGGTCGCCGATGCGGCCGCCCCCGCAGCCGAGGGCGCCGACGAAGCCACCGCGTGA